The Acidimicrobiales bacterium genome includes the window CCACCGAGGTGGTGAAGAGGTCGCGGACGAGGGTTCGAAGTGGGCGAGGGGTTCGCTGGGGTAGGTGGGGTCAAAGGAGCCCAGCTGCTAGCGGCACTCGCGCCTTGCGCAAGGCGCGAACAGCGAGGTGTGCGGGACGTACCCGGCATGGACCGGACCCTGTGCCGCACATCGACGACCGGTGGCCTCGACGGTCACGGTTGCCCGTGTTGTGGTGAACTTCGCCCCATGGTCGACAAGCTCGAGGTTTCCCGTGACATCGCCGCGGGGCCCGAAGTGGTCTATGCCGCGATCTCGGATGTGACTCGCATGGGCGAATGGTCCGAGGAGTGCTACGTCTGCGAGTGGCACGAGGGCGTCGACGGCCCGGTCGTCGGTGCCACCTTCGACGGTCACAACCGCCACGGCAACCACGAGTGGACCACCCAAGGCAAGGTCATCGAGGCCCACCCCGGTCGGGCGTTCGCGTTCGAGTGCTCGATG containing:
- a CDS encoding SRPBCC family protein — protein: MVDKLEVSRDIAAGPEVVYAAISDVTRMGEWSEECYVCEWHEGVDGPVVGATFDGHNRHGNHEWTTQGKVIEAHPGRAFAFECSMMDFHYSTWGYLIEPTETGCRVTEWNEDLRPESTLEFSKRISGVDDRTARNHQTMSATLERLAAALES